In one Mycobacteroides chelonae genomic region, the following are encoded:
- a CDS encoding polyribonucleotide nucleotidyltransferase gives MSATEIEEGVFESTATIDNGTFGTRTIRFETGRLAQQAAGSVVAYLDDETMLLSATTASKSPKDHFDFFPLTIDVEERMYAAGRIPGSFFRREGRPSTDAILTCRLIDRPLRPTFVSGLRNEIQVVVTVLSLNPADLYDVLAINAASASTQIAGLPFTGPVGGVRVALIEGQWVAFPTVEQLETAVFDMVVAGRKTADDVAIMMVEAEATDNVIALIDGGAGAPTESVVAEGLEAAKPFIAALCTAQQELAEKAAKPVGEYPLFPDYQDDAFAAVAAVATEPLSQALSIAGKAERDEKTDEVKVEVLGRLQEGFDGREKEIGAAFRSLTKKLVRQRILKDQFRIDGRGVTDIRALSAEVAVIPRAHGSALFERGETQIMGVTTLDMVKMAQQIDSLGPETSKRYMHHYNFPPFSTGETGRVGSPKRREIGHGALAERALMPVLPSVEEFPYAIRQVSEALSSNGSTSMGSVCASTLSLLNAGVPLKAPVAGIAMGLVSDDIELADGTTERRFVALTDILGAEDAFGDMDFKVAGTKDFVTALQLDTKLDGIPSQVLAAALSQAKDARATILEVMAEAIDAPDEMSPFAPRITTIKVPVDKIGEVIGPKGKMINSITEQTGASISIEDDGTVFVGASNGEAAQAAIDMINAIANPQLPKIGERFLGTVVKTTDFGAFVSLLPGRDGLVHISKLGKGKRIAKVEDVVKVGDKIQVEIADIDNRGKISLVPVGDDDAADASASSNGAAEAKPADAVAE, from the coding sequence ATGTCTGCTACAGAAATTGAAGAAGGCGTCTTCGAGTCCACCGCGACCATCGACAACGGCACCTTCGGCACCCGCACCATTCGCTTCGAGACCGGGCGGCTGGCCCAGCAGGCCGCCGGCTCCGTCGTCGCGTACCTGGATGACGAGACCATGCTGCTGTCGGCCACGACCGCCAGCAAGAGCCCCAAGGACCATTTCGACTTCTTCCCGCTGACCATTGACGTCGAGGAGCGGATGTACGCCGCGGGTCGCATCCCCGGCTCGTTCTTCCGCCGCGAGGGACGTCCGTCCACCGACGCCATCCTGACCTGTCGTCTCATCGACCGGCCGCTGCGCCCGACCTTCGTCAGCGGGCTGCGCAACGAAATTCAGGTCGTGGTGACGGTGCTGAGCCTGAACCCCGCCGACCTGTACGACGTACTGGCGATCAACGCCGCATCCGCGTCCACCCAGATCGCCGGACTGCCGTTCACCGGCCCCGTCGGCGGTGTCCGCGTGGCCCTGATCGAGGGCCAGTGGGTCGCGTTCCCGACTGTCGAGCAGCTGGAGACCGCCGTTTTCGACATGGTGGTCGCCGGTCGCAAGACGGCCGACGATGTCGCCATCATGATGGTCGAGGCCGAGGCCACCGATAACGTCATCGCGCTCATCGACGGTGGCGCCGGCGCGCCCACCGAGAGCGTGGTCGCCGAGGGCCTTGAGGCCGCCAAGCCGTTCATCGCCGCGCTGTGCACCGCGCAGCAGGAGCTGGCCGAGAAGGCCGCCAAGCCCGTCGGTGAGTACCCCTTGTTCCCCGACTACCAGGACGACGCTTTCGCCGCCGTCGCGGCGGTGGCCACCGAGCCGCTGTCGCAGGCCCTGTCCATCGCGGGCAAGGCCGAGCGCGACGAGAAGACCGACGAGGTCAAGGTCGAGGTTCTCGGCCGTCTGCAGGAGGGCTTCGACGGCCGCGAGAAGGAGATCGGCGCGGCATTCCGCTCGCTCACCAAGAAGCTCGTACGCCAGCGCATCTTGAAGGACCAGTTCCGCATCGACGGCCGCGGTGTCACCGATATTCGCGCCTTGTCGGCCGAGGTCGCCGTGATCCCGCGGGCGCACGGCAGCGCGCTGTTCGAGCGTGGCGAGACCCAGATCATGGGCGTCACCACCCTGGACATGGTCAAGATGGCTCAGCAGATCGACTCGCTGGGGCCGGAAACCTCGAAGCGCTACATGCATCACTACAACTTCCCGCCGTTCTCCACCGGTGAGACCGGACGTGTCGGCTCGCCGAAGCGTCGCGAGATCGGGCACGGCGCGCTCGCTGAGCGTGCGCTCATGCCGGTGCTGCCGAGCGTCGAGGAGTTCCCGTACGCCATCCGCCAGGTCTCGGAGGCGCTGAGCTCCAACGGATCCACCTCGATGGGTTCGGTCTGCGCCTCGACCCTGTCGCTGCTGAATGCCGGTGTGCCGCTGAAGGCCCCCGTTGCCGGTATCGCCATGGGCCTGGTGTCCGATGACATCGAGCTCGCCGATGGCACCACCGAGCGCCGTTTCGTCGCGCTCACCGACATCCTGGGTGCCGAAGATGCCTTCGGCGACATGGACTTCAAGGTCGCCGGCACCAAGGACTTCGTCACGGCTCTGCAGCTGGACACCAAGCTCGACGGCATCCCGTCGCAGGTGCTGGCCGCCGCGCTGTCGCAGGCTAAGGATGCCCGCGCCACCATTCTCGAGGTGATGGCCGAGGCCATCGACGCCCCCGACGAGATGAGCCCCTTCGCGCCGCGCATCACGACGATCAAGGTGCCGGTCGACAAGATCGGTGAGGTGATCGGGCCCAAGGGCAAGATGATCAACTCGATCACCGAGCAGACTGGTGCGAGCATCTCCATTGAGGATGATGGCACCGTGTTCGTGGGCGCCTCCAACGGCGAGGCGGCGCAGGCCGCGATCGACATGATCAACGCGATCGCCAACCCGCAGCTGCCCAAGATTGGTGAGCGTTTCCTCGGAACCGTGGTCAAGACAACCGATTTCGGTGCCTTCGTATCGCTGCTTCCGGGCCGCGACGGACTGGTGCACATCAGCAAGCTCGGTAAGGGC
- the lppU gene encoding LppU family putative lipoprotein: protein MGRSGTSGAISIALVAVGAALLSACSSISAATDGLAVGDCVNLSGSDQHAKMVREPCGSPKSNFKVFAKTETDADCPRDADSSYYAKRGFGRKSQALCLDIDWVVGSCMSVPDKWDGDPVRVDCNDGNAQNKKRVTQVLRDVSTADECITGLGYPYVDRNFTVCVEELP, encoded by the coding sequence CTGGGTCGCTCTGGAACCTCAGGTGCGATATCCATCGCCCTTGTTGCTGTCGGTGCGGCCTTGCTGTCGGCGTGTTCGTCGATATCGGCCGCTACCGATGGCCTGGCCGTCGGCGACTGCGTCAACCTCAGCGGTTCCGATCAGCACGCCAAGATGGTCAGGGAGCCGTGTGGCAGTCCCAAGTCCAATTTCAAGGTCTTCGCCAAGACCGAGACGGATGCGGACTGTCCGCGTGATGCGGACTCGTCGTACTACGCCAAGCGCGGTTTCGGCCGCAAAAGCCAGGCCCTGTGTCTGGACATCGACTGGGTTGTCGGCAGCTGCATGAGCGTCCCCGACAAGTGGGACGGCGACCCCGTGCGTGTTGACTGCAATGACGGCAACGCTCAGAACAAGAAACGCGTCACCCAAGTTCTTCGGGATGTCTCGACGGCCGATGAGTGCATCACCGGACTTGGCTACCCCTATGTCGATCGCAACTTCACCGTGTGTGTGGAGGAACTGCCCTGA
- the rpsO gene encoding 30S ribosomal protein S15 translates to MALTTEQKKEILTQYGLHETDTGSPEAQVAMLTKRIVDLTEHLKTHKHDHHSRRGLLLLVGRRRRLLKYIAKVDVARYRSLIERLGLRR, encoded by the coding sequence GTGGCATTGACTACCGAGCAGAAGAAAGAAATCCTCACCCAGTACGGGCTGCACGAGACCGACACCGGTTCTCCCGAGGCCCAGGTCGCGATGCTGACCAAGCGCATCGTCGATCTGACCGAGCACCTCAAGACTCACAAGCACGACCACCACAGCCGTCGTGGTCTGCTGCTGCTGGTCGGCCGTCGCCGCCGCCTGCTCAAGTACATCGCAAAGGTCGACGTCGCGCGCTACCGCTCGCTGATCGAGCGCCTGGGCCTGCGCCGCTGA
- a CDS encoding bifunctional riboflavin kinase/FAD synthetase: protein MQRWRGQDEIPSDWGRCVLTIGVFDGVHRGHAELIGRAVKAARELNLKSVLMTFDPHPMEVVFPGTHPAQLTTLTRRAELAEELGVDVFLVVPFTPEFMKLSPERYVHELLVERLHVAEVVVGENFTFGKKATGNVHMLKKAGERFGFKVDAVSLVTEHAVTFSSTYIRSCVDAGDMVAATEALGRPHRVEGVVVRGDGRGRELGFPTANVAPPMFAAIPADGVYAAWFTLLGHGPTMGTVVPGERYQAAVSVGSNPTFSGKARTVEAFIMDTAADLYGQHVAVDFVARVRSMEKFASVDELVDEMGRDAQKARTILARG, encoded by the coding sequence GTGCAACGCTGGCGCGGGCAAGACGAAATTCCGTCCGACTGGGGTCGGTGCGTCCTGACCATCGGCGTGTTCGACGGTGTACACCGCGGCCACGCGGAACTCATCGGGCGCGCGGTGAAGGCCGCACGCGAACTCAACCTCAAGAGCGTCCTGATGACGTTCGATCCGCACCCGATGGAAGTCGTGTTTCCCGGGACTCATCCGGCCCAGCTCACGACTCTGACCCGGCGTGCTGAGCTGGCAGAGGAACTGGGTGTCGACGTTTTCCTGGTGGTGCCCTTTACCCCCGAATTCATGAAGCTCTCGCCCGAGCGATACGTGCATGAGCTGCTGGTCGAGCGTCTGCACGTGGCCGAGGTGGTGGTCGGCGAGAACTTCACCTTCGGGAAGAAGGCCACCGGTAACGTCCACATGCTCAAGAAGGCGGGCGAGCGATTCGGTTTCAAGGTCGACGCCGTGTCGCTCGTGACCGAACACGCGGTCACGTTCTCCTCGACCTACATCCGGTCCTGTGTCGACGCCGGCGACATGGTGGCGGCCACCGAAGCCCTCGGCCGCCCCCACCGAGTGGAAGGCGTCGTGGTCCGTGGCGACGGGCGGGGCCGGGAACTGGGGTTCCCTACCGCCAACGTGGCGCCGCCGATGTTCGCCGCCATTCCCGCCGACGGCGTGTACGCGGCGTGGTTCACGTTGTTGGGGCATGGTCCCACCATGGGCACTGTGGTCCCCGGTGAGCGGTACCAGGCGGCGGTCTCGGTGGGCAGCAACCCAACGTTCTCCGGCAAGGCCCGCACCGTCGAGGCGTTCATCATGGACACTGCGGCAGACCTGTACGGCCAGCATGTGGCCGTCGATTTCGTGGCACGGGTGCGCAGCATGGAGAAGTTCGCTTCGGTGGATGAGCTCGTGGACGAAATGGGTCGCGATGCCCAGAAGGCCCGCACGATTTTGGCGCGAGGCTAA
- the mntR gene encoding manganese-binding transcriptional regulator MntR produces MSPTRSDRPAGSTDIDLTTVAQDYLKVIWTAQEWSREKVSTKMLAERMGVSASTASESIRKLADQGLVDHEKYGAVTLTSQGRKAAVLMVRRHRLLETYLVNELGYGWDEVHDEAEVLEHAVSDLLLAKIDAKLGHPTRDPHGDPIPGPDGQVPTPPARQLSDCANGDTGVVARISDSDPEMLRYFDTVGVALDARVTVDERRDFAGTISVSIDSDRSDGGEKKLELGNPAAQSIWVVLD; encoded by the coding sequence GTGAGCCCCACTCGATCCGACCGGCCCGCCGGATCCACCGATATCGACCTGACGACGGTGGCCCAGGACTACCTCAAGGTGATCTGGACCGCCCAGGAGTGGTCCCGCGAGAAGGTGAGCACCAAGATGCTCGCCGAACGCATGGGCGTGTCGGCGAGCACCGCATCCGAATCGATCCGCAAGCTGGCCGACCAAGGTCTGGTGGATCACGAGAAGTACGGCGCCGTGACCCTGACGAGCCAGGGCCGCAAAGCTGCCGTACTCATGGTGCGCAGGCACCGGCTGCTGGAGACATATCTGGTCAACGAGCTCGGCTACGGCTGGGACGAGGTGCACGACGAGGCCGAGGTACTCGAGCACGCGGTCTCCGATCTGCTGCTGGCCAAGATCGACGCCAAGCTCGGTCACCCCACGCGCGATCCCCATGGCGATCCGATTCCCGGCCCTGACGGGCAGGTGCCCACTCCCCCGGCCCGCCAGCTGTCGGACTGCGCCAACGGCGATACCGGCGTGGTGGCCCGGATCTCCGACTCAGATCCGGAGATGCTGCGCTACTTCGACACCGTCGGCGTGGCACTGGATGCCCGCGTGACGGTCGACGAGCGGCGGGACTTCGCCGGAACCATTTCGGTGTCGATTGATAGCGACAGATCAGACGGCGGCGAGAAGAAGCTAGAGCTGGGAAATCCCGCAGCGCAATCAATTTGGGTCGTACTCGACTGA
- a CDS encoding DUF4262 domain-containing protein, giving the protein MTDHAACECLLCVDYGDRHDYNDSDRDIIGSVTEYGWSALGIGPTSSEESPPFAYTVGLWHTMRLPELAIYGVNDITMMQRALNAVAKQAQEGRVLQVGETFEDVLALPEVDDYQVKLSPIDPSWYHNEFGFGLWFNRTNHVRYLQVLWPDGEGRFPGNPEFDPHFADRQPLMWMPRELHPPSRWIRPID; this is encoded by the coding sequence ATGACCGACCACGCGGCGTGTGAGTGCCTACTGTGCGTCGACTACGGCGATCGCCATGACTACAACGACAGCGATCGTGACATCATCGGCAGTGTCACCGAATACGGTTGGAGTGCACTGGGAATCGGCCCCACATCGTCGGAGGAAAGCCCGCCGTTCGCCTACACCGTCGGGCTGTGGCACACCATGCGGCTACCCGAGCTGGCGATCTACGGAGTCAACGACATCACGATGATGCAGCGCGCTCTCAACGCGGTTGCCAAACAGGCTCAGGAAGGGCGAGTTCTGCAAGTCGGAGAGACATTCGAGGATGTCCTCGCCCTACCCGAGGTGGATGACTACCAGGTGAAGCTCTCCCCCATCGATCCGAGTTGGTATCACAACGAATTCGGGTTCGGACTGTGGTTCAACCGGACCAACCACGTGCGGTACCTGCAGGTCCTCTGGCCCGATGGCGAGGGCCGATTCCCGGGGAATCCCGAGTTCGATCCGCATTTCGCCGATCGGCAGCCGCTGATGTGGATGCCCAGGGAGTTGCACCCGCCGAGCCGGTGGATCCGTCCGATCGACTGA
- a CDS encoding WXG100 family type VII secretion target: MTSAGNAPLQVVIDEVSALSKFAASLADQMRAGSSSLDHEVQSLFGVWKGTAADSYRSGWDEMQDGATKVWDALTDIASTLDSNAGAFHAQETSTASSITSTQAG; encoded by the coding sequence ATGACGTCAGCCGGCAATGCGCCGTTGCAGGTGGTAATCGACGAGGTCAGTGCGCTCAGTAAGTTCGCCGCGAGCCTTGCGGACCAAATGAGAGCGGGGTCGAGTTCACTGGATCACGAGGTCCAGTCGTTGTTCGGTGTCTGGAAGGGCACCGCCGCCGACTCCTACCGGTCCGGATGGGACGAAATGCAGGACGGCGCAACGAAAGTGTGGGACGCACTCACTGATATCGCCTCTACACTGGACTCAAATGCTGGGGCATTCCATGCGCAGGAGACCTCGACCGCGTCATCCATCACTTCGACACAGGCGGGCTGA
- a CDS encoding WXG100 family type VII secretion target, whose amino-acid sequence MAAHMESEFSFDLDHIEQVTSRARGFKEFVTENLDQLESRAQKLVQSGQWTGAAAAAYAEAHKEWMDAARELVEGLNQMEEAARTAHGAYSEAQEANVRMTRG is encoded by the coding sequence ATGGCCGCCCACATGGAATCGGAGTTCTCCTTCGATCTCGACCACATCGAGCAGGTGACGTCGCGCGCTCGGGGTTTCAAGGAGTTTGTCACCGAGAACCTCGACCAGCTGGAGTCCCGCGCACAGAAACTTGTGCAAAGCGGGCAGTGGACCGGTGCCGCTGCCGCCGCGTACGCCGAAGCCCACAAGGAGTGGATGGATGCGGCACGTGAGCTTGTCGAAGGGTTGAACCAGATGGAAGAGGCCGCGCGAACCGCGCACGGCGCCTACTCGGAGGCACAAGAAGCCAATGTTCGAATGACGCGGGGTTGA
- a CDS encoding polymorphic toxin type 37 domain-containing protein: protein MPVVVESAAYYAAANTCYKLSTDVQVAFKPLSRVLTLETSGMAGGYQAVKAWSSGYDERAGALVMVATDYSRALQRLGDILIAAGYNWAIADWRANRDPNKGTGPACPRTIPSELPYGADVVVGVASSKHNGPGLESDVPDLYKKVVAQVAGGEIPDGDTDKLDRAAKAWKTFADNDAISRGESDLRLAASALSNFHAPDIPNLSEHLTTLSTSAGRIKLAASDLATSTTAHHAALNQLRSDMQFAIASTLGVGIAAIAAIAVITRGRATAGGAEIAATAVDACASALAACIRPFLTTLGGITFSAGSITAAGLGAIIGLSIATITGETTVYSNYKPPGDAFDKTGAKAPGQPGAAEGFVPPKTGDRWVPNPSARGKNRFGWEDADGNVWVPTGPGSPARPGDAHGGPHWDVIDKNGKKVKDAYPGGHTR from the coding sequence GTGCCCGTTGTCGTCGAATCAGCGGCGTACTACGCGGCCGCCAACACCTGCTACAAACTCTCGACCGACGTCCAAGTCGCGTTCAAACCTCTTTCACGTGTCCTGACCCTGGAAACCAGCGGTATGGCCGGCGGCTATCAGGCCGTCAAGGCTTGGTCGAGCGGTTATGACGAACGTGCGGGCGCTCTCGTGATGGTGGCCACTGATTACTCCCGGGCGCTACAACGCTTGGGGGACATTCTTATCGCGGCCGGCTATAACTGGGCAATAGCCGACTGGCGAGCGAATCGCGATCCCAACAAGGGAACGGGCCCGGCCTGCCCTCGGACAATCCCGTCCGAATTGCCTTATGGGGCAGATGTTGTCGTCGGTGTGGCATCGTCAAAACACAACGGACCGGGTCTTGAGTCGGATGTGCCCGATCTGTATAAGAAGGTTGTTGCCCAGGTAGCGGGCGGCGAGATCCCGGACGGTGATACAGACAAGCTCGATCGTGCGGCCAAGGCGTGGAAGACGTTTGCCGATAACGACGCGATCTCCAGAGGCGAATCCGATCTGAGGCTCGCGGCTAGCGCATTGAGCAATTTTCATGCTCCGGATATCCCGAACCTCAGCGAGCACCTCACGACGCTCTCAACAAGTGCGGGCAGGATCAAGCTGGCCGCAAGCGATCTCGCGACCTCGACAACCGCCCACCACGCGGCGCTCAATCAGCTGCGCTCAGATATGCAGTTTGCGATCGCCAGCACTCTCGGTGTTGGAATAGCCGCCATCGCCGCAATCGCCGTCATCACTCGCGGGCGTGCGACCGCAGGAGGCGCAGAGATCGCCGCCACAGCGGTAGACGCCTGCGCATCAGCGCTCGCGGCATGCATCCGGCCGTTCCTTACGACGTTGGGCGGCATTACCTTTAGCGCGGGGTCAATCACCGCGGCTGGGCTCGGGGCAATCATCGGGTTGTCGATTGCAACGATTACGGGCGAAACAACGGTCTACTCGAACTACAAGCCGCCGGGTGATGCGTTCGACAAGACTGGGGCGAAGGCGCCGGGTCAGCCGGGCGCAGCAGAAGGCTTCGTGCCCCCCAAAACCGGTGACAGGTGGGTGCCAAACCCCAGCGCGAGGGGCAAGAACCGCTTCGGATGGGAGGATGCCGATGGGAACGTTTGGGTACCGACTGGACCGGGCTCGCCAGCTCGCCCTGGAGACGCACACGGCGGTCCGCACTGGGACGTGATCGACAAGAACGGCAAGAAGGTCAAGGATGCCTACCCGGGAGGACATACACGATGA
- the truB gene encoding tRNA pseudouridine(55) synthase TruB has translation MTDPLGRAGLVIVDKPAGMTSHDVVSRCRRLFSTRKVGHAGTLDPMATGVLVIGIERATKIMGLLTLTTKSYAATIRLGQSTSTDDAEGEVLHTVSASRVTDEDIEAAVAPLRGDIEQVPSSVSAIKVDGQRAYKLAREGQSVELAARPVTISRFDVLAVRRPADGYVDVDVEVDCSSGTYIRALARDAGASLGVGGHLTALRRTRVGDFTLERARTLEELAEDATLTLDLDTACREGFPRRDLDAAEVDSVRNGRPLSAAGIEGTYAAVDSGNRVIALLADKGSRTTSVVVLRPANL, from the coding sequence GTGACCGATCCCTTGGGTCGCGCGGGCCTCGTGATTGTGGACAAGCCCGCCGGGATGACGAGCCATGACGTGGTATCTCGGTGCCGTAGGCTGTTTTCCACCCGCAAGGTGGGGCATGCGGGGACTCTCGATCCGATGGCCACGGGGGTGCTGGTGATCGGTATCGAACGTGCCACCAAGATCATGGGACTGCTGACGCTGACGACCAAGTCGTATGCGGCCACTATCCGTCTTGGGCAGAGCACCAGCACCGATGACGCCGAAGGCGAGGTGTTACACACGGTTTCGGCGTCCCGGGTGACCGATGAAGATATTGAGGCGGCTGTGGCCCCGCTGCGTGGGGATATCGAACAGGTGCCGTCCTCGGTGAGCGCGATCAAGGTCGACGGACAGCGTGCTTACAAGCTGGCGCGGGAGGGGCAGTCGGTTGAGCTGGCAGCCCGGCCGGTGACCATCTCGAGGTTCGACGTGCTGGCGGTGCGCCGGCCGGCGGATGGGTATGTCGATGTGGACGTGGAAGTTGATTGCTCCTCGGGCACGTACATCCGGGCGCTGGCCCGCGATGCGGGTGCCTCGCTGGGCGTGGGTGGCCATCTGACGGCATTGCGCCGCACCAGGGTTGGCGATTTCACATTGGAACGTGCGCGCACGCTCGAGGAGCTGGCCGAGGACGCGACGTTGACCCTGGATCTGGACACCGCGTGCCGGGAGGGGTTCCCCCGGCGTGATCTGGATGCGGCGGAGGTCGACTCGGTGCGCAATGGGCGCCCGTTGTCGGCTGCCGGTATCGAGGGCACCTACGCCGCGGTGGATTCCGGCAATCGGGTCATTGCGTTATTGGCAGACAAAGGCTCTCGGACCACGTCGGTCGTGGTCCTGCGCCCGGCGAATCTGTAG
- a CDS encoding 4'-phosphopantetheinyl transferase family protein, with the protein MIASVVPDVLSSAELYEDPPGLAPLPEEEPLIAKSVAKRRNEFITVRHCARQALSVLGVPEVPILKGDKGQPLWPNGVVGSMTHTEGFRGAVVGRAGEVRSVGIDAEPHDVLPNGVLKSITLPVERDELAALPGGTHWDRLLFCAKETTYKAWFPLTTRWLGFEDAHITLDPDGTFTSRILIDGKANDGSVLSVFDGRWIIDKGLILTAIVVP; encoded by the coding sequence TTGATCGCCTCGGTGGTTCCCGATGTGCTGTCCTCGGCCGAACTGTATGAGGATCCGCCCGGGTTGGCGCCGCTGCCCGAAGAGGAACCGCTGATCGCCAAATCGGTGGCCAAACGGCGCAATGAGTTCATCACCGTCCGGCACTGCGCGCGGCAGGCCCTGTCTGTGCTCGGCGTTCCCGAAGTCCCGATCCTCAAGGGGGACAAGGGGCAGCCGTTGTGGCCCAACGGGGTGGTGGGCAGCATGACGCACACGGAGGGATTCCGTGGCGCGGTGGTGGGACGTGCTGGGGAGGTGCGTTCGGTCGGGATCGACGCCGAACCGCACGACGTGCTGCCCAACGGTGTGCTCAAGTCGATTACTCTGCCGGTCGAGCGCGATGAGCTGGCGGCGTTGCCCGGTGGTACGCACTGGGACCGATTGCTGTTCTGCGCAAAGGAAACGACGTACAAGGCGTGGTTCCCGCTGACAACTCGCTGGCTTGGCTTTGAGGACGCTCACATCACCCTCGACCCCGATGGGACGTTCACCTCGCGAATCTTGATAGATGGCAAGGCCAATGACGGCAGTGTGTTGTCGGTGTTCGACGGGCGCTGGATCATTGACAAGGGTCTGATCTTGACCGCGATCGTGGTGCCGTGA
- a CDS encoding metallophosphoesterase family protein: MTQEREPRLWAISDLHVGQSANKSVLEELHPASPEDWLIVAGDIAERTDDIRAALDLLRRRFAKVIWVPGNHELWTTARDPMQIFGQSRYDYLVNMCDEMGIVTPEHPYPVWIEQGGPATIVPIFVLYDYTFLPEGANTKAEGLKIARDRNVVATDEFLLSSEPFATRDAWCRDRLRYTKKRLDDLDWMTPTVLVNHFPLVREPCDALFYPEFSLWCGTTETADWHTRYNAVCSVYGHLHIPRTTWYDEVRFEEVSVGYPREWAQRKPYSWLRQILPVPHYPAGYLNEFGGHFEITEQMRVAAKRFRERLAKERASE, translated from the coding sequence ATGACGCAGGAACGGGAGCCCAGGCTCTGGGCGATCAGCGACCTGCATGTTGGGCAGTCGGCCAACAAGTCCGTTCTCGAAGAACTTCATCCGGCCTCGCCCGAGGATTGGTTGATCGTCGCCGGTGACATCGCCGAGCGCACTGATGACATCCGGGCGGCGCTGGATCTGTTGCGGCGCAGGTTCGCCAAGGTGATCTGGGTGCCGGGGAATCATGAGTTATGGACGACGGCGCGCGATCCCATGCAGATTTTCGGGCAGTCCCGCTACGACTATCTGGTCAACATGTGCGACGAGATGGGCATCGTCACGCCCGAGCATCCGTATCCGGTGTGGATAGAACAAGGTGGTCCCGCGACCATCGTGCCGATATTCGTGTTGTACGACTACACATTTCTGCCGGAGGGGGCAAACACCAAGGCGGAGGGTCTGAAGATCGCCCGCGACCGCAACGTCGTGGCAACCGATGAGTTCCTGCTTTCCAGTGAACCTTTCGCGACACGTGATGCCTGGTGCCGGGATCGGTTGCGGTATACGAAGAAGCGGCTGGACGATCTGGACTGGATGACGCCGACGGTCCTGGTGAACCATTTCCCGCTGGTGCGGGAACCTTGCGATGCGTTGTTCTATCCCGAATTCTCGCTCTGGTGTGGGACCACCGAAACCGCGGACTGGCACACCCGCTACAACGCGGTGTGCTCGGTGTATGGCCATCTGCACATTCCGCGGACCACCTGGTATGACGAGGTGCGCTTCGAGGAGGTGTCGGTTGGCTATCCGCGGGAATGGGCGCAGCGCAAACCGTATTCATGGCTTCGGCAGATCCTTCCCGTCCCGCACTATCCGGCCGGCTATCTCAACGAGTTCGGAGGTCATTTCGAGATCACCGAGCAGATGAGGGTGGCGGCCAAGCGATTCCGTGAACGGCTTGCCAAGGAGCGTGCCAGTGAGTGA
- a CDS encoding carboxymuconolactone decarboxylase family protein → MARIGNYADDDVAGWLMGAPEMAPGFAGFSDAVYNRSRLPIGVRELARMTVAFANECSVCQNTRFVQSGELDGDFYADAEQWRTSPRYSEAERTAAEFAHRFATDHVGLREDDEFWERARQHFDDGLLTDLALSCAFWVGSGRALRVLDVGQSCKINL, encoded by the coding sequence ATGGCACGAATTGGGAACTACGCGGACGACGATGTGGCCGGCTGGCTGATGGGTGCACCCGAGATGGCGCCCGGGTTTGCCGGATTTTCGGACGCGGTATACAACCGCAGCAGGCTTCCGATCGGGGTGCGCGAGCTCGCACGTATGACCGTGGCCTTCGCGAATGAATGCTCCGTCTGTCAGAACACCCGCTTCGTTCAGAGCGGGGAGCTGGACGGCGACTTCTATGCGGACGCCGAGCAGTGGCGTACCTCGCCGCGGTACAGCGAGGCCGAACGGACCGCCGCCGAGTTCGCGCACCGTTTCGCGACGGATCACGTCGGGCTGCGTGAGGACGACGAATTCTGGGAGCGGGCGCGCCAGCATTTCGACGATGGGCTGTTGACCGACCTGGCACTGTCCTGCGCGTTCTGGGTGGGAAGCGGGCGTGCGCTCCGGGTTCTCGACGTGGGACAGAGTTGCAAGATAAACCTGTAG